The genome window GATTTTCGCTCGGTCATCCCGATGGTGATTGAGTCCTCAGCACGTGGAGAACGTGCTTATGACATTTACTCTCTTTTGTTGAAAGAGCGCATCGTCTTTGTGGGCACTCCCATTGACGATCAAATTGCCAACCTAATTGTGGCACAATTGCTTTTCCTGAGTCGGGAAGATCCTGAAAAGGATATTCAGATGTACATCAATTGTCCGGGCGGCTTAATCTATGCAGGGATGGCAATCTACGATACCATGCAGATGATCCCAAACCGTATCAGCACAGTTGCTGTAGGGGTTACAGCCTCCTTTGGAACGGTACTTCTTGCCGCTGGTTCAAAAGGGCAACGCTATGCCCTTCCTCATGCAACCATTCACATGCACCAGCCTTTGGGTGGCGCTCAGGGTCAAGCATCGGACATCGAAATTCAAGCCCGCGAAATCCTGCGCCTGAAATCTCAACTGAATCAAATTTTGTCTCAATGCACCGGACAACCTATGGATGTCATTGAGCGTGATACGGAGCGGGATTTCTACATGGACTCTTACCAGGCAGTGGAGTATGGGCTTGTAGACAAAGTGCTTGAGCCTCCTACAAAGTAAGGCTTCAATTTTTTACTATCACCTTTCTCACCAAGCCGGATTAGATTAAAATCCGGCTTGGCGTTTGATTATGACTGCAGGTAAAAAAAATGAGAGAAATTCGTGGATTAATCCTTGATATGGATGGGGTTTTATGGAGGGGTAAAGAACCTCTTCTAGACATTCAAAAGTTTTTTGACCAGATTCAGGAACTGGGGCTTAAAGTTGTATTGGCAACCAATAATGCAACAAAGAGCGTCGACCAATATCTGGAGAAACTATCCCGTTATGGTATCTCACTTCAACCACAGCAAATTGTCAACTCTGCCATGTCGGCAGCATATTATCTTAAGAGACGTTTTCCGCACGGAGGCCCTGTTTTTGTTGTTGGGGAACAAGGACTCATCGATACGCTTCAGGAAGCGGGATTTTACCCCGCCGAGGAAAACGTCCTCGCCGTTGTGGCTGGGTTAGATCGAACACTGAACTACCCTAAACTCTCTCAGGCTTCATTACTGATTCGTAAAGGCGCCCTATTTGTTGGCACAAACCCCGATAAAACTTTTCCTTCACCGCAGGGATTGACACCAGGGGCTGGTGCAGTTCTGGCATTTCTGGAAACCGGAAGTGGGGTTAAACCGGTGATTACTGGAAAACCTGAACCCTATTTATTTGAACTTGCCCTGGAGAGAATGTGTCTGGAACCTTCCCATGTCCTGACGGTAGGCGATCGCTTGGACACAGATATTTTAGGCGCCCAAAGGACTGGCTGTCAAACCGCGGCAGTACTTACCGGAGTCTCCTCCCTGGAAGAAATTCAAGCCTGGAATCCGCCGGTAGACTTAATTCTGGAAAATCTTGTGGACTTAATTCCGTTTTTAAGAAATGGATAGAGAGATAACGATGAGCGAACGGCCTCTCATTTATGACTTTGATCTTGAAGACCTGCAAAATATCCTCGTGGCTTGGGGAGAACCCCCTTTCCGTGCAAAACAAGTTTGGGAAGGACTCTACCACTCTTTCTGGAACTCCCCGGAAGAGTTTACTCACTTACCTAAAACCTTAAGAAACCGCCTTGCCGAGGAATTTTCTTTTTCTCATCTTTCGCCTATTCAGACTTATGCCTCCGAGGACGGTGAAACCTCCAAAACGCTTTTCCATCTTCCTGACAACCGCTCCATCGAAACCGTATTGATGCGCTATAAAGAACGTCGCACCCTGTGTATATCTACGCAATCAGGTTGTGCCATGGGTTGCGTATTTTGCGCCACCGGACAGATGGGTTTTGGAAGACACCTCTCCAGTGGAGAAATAGTCGAACAGGTCATTTATTTTGCCCGCCTGTTACGAAAGACTAACGAGGTGGTTACGAATGTTGTTGTCATGGGAATGGGCGAACCTTTTCATAATTACGAGAACACACTGAAAGCCATAGCCCGCTTGAATCATCCGGAGGGATTCAACCTTGGAGCACGCCGATTCACTATATCCACGGTTGGGCTCGTTCCAATGATCGAACGATTTGCTCAGGAAAACCATCAGATTAATCTGGCAATTAGTCTCCATGCGGCAAATGATACATTGCGTTCCAGTTTGTTACCTGTGAATAAAAAATATCCCATTTCAGACTTGATGCGTGCCGTGCGCCAATATGTGGCTCAAACCGGCAGAAGGGTCACCTTTGAGTGGGCACTGATTCGAGATATAAATGATTCCCCTGAACACGCCCGTGAACTTGCCTCACTGTTGAAAGGCTTGCTATGCCATGTCAACGTGATTCCACTCAACCCGACCCAAAAATATCATGGAAAGGCTACTACACGCGAAAGAGCCGAAGCCTTTTGCAGTATTTTGCAAAAGGCTGGCATTCCGGCAACCATTCGTCTCCGACGGGGTATTGATATCCAAGCCGGATGCGGTCAATTAGCCACCCAACACACTCAAACTCTGGAAGGATGATATAATCTTGCACCTATGGCAGACCTGTTTTCTAAATGGAAAAATGGACTGGAAAAAACCCGAAAAGCGGCATTCGGTCGAATCGCAACGTTGTTTGGGGCAACTCAAATTAACACCGAAACCTGGGAAGAATTAGAAGCCATTCTGGTTCAAGCCGATTTAGGGATAGAGACCACAGAAGAAATTATTCAAGCCCTCAAGCAGCATGTTGTTCAGGAAGGACTGACACGAACAGAAGAACTTCAACATGCATTGCGCGAAGTGCTCATTCAACGACTTGACCCCACCCCTGTGGTGGATTTTTCTTATCAAAAACCGGCTATTATTCTGCTGGTCGGTGTAAATGGTTCAGGTAAAACCACAACCGCTGCCAAACTGGGATGGCAGTTTTCCCGCGCGGGGAAAACCGTCCTGCTTGCCGCCGCCGATACATTTCGCGCCGCGGCTGTGGATCAACTTCAGGTGTGGGGGGAACGGCTTGGTTTACCCGTGATTGCGGGGCAACCCAATGCAGACCCTGCCGCCGTTGCATTTGATGCTATTCAATCAGCCATCTCTAAAAAAATTGATATTGTTCTGGTAGATACAGCGGGACGTCTCCATACCCGTTATAACCTGATGGAGGAATTAAAGAAAATCCATCGCGTTGTAGGCAAAGCCTTACCCGGTGCCCCACATGCTGTATGGCTGGTTCTAGATGCCACCACAGGACAAAACGCCCTGCAACAAGCAAAGGCATTTAAGGAGGCTGTTCAGGTCACAGGTATCATTTTAAGCAAACTGGATTCGTCTGCGCGTGGTGGAATGGCGTTCGCTATTCAAGAGAGTCTTGGCTTGCCGATACTCTACGCGGGTTTAGGAGAAAAACCCGAGGACTTACAGGTCTTTGACCGTGAAGCATTTGTCAATGGGATTTTGGAGAAAAACGGAAAATAGGAGGTATTTCCATGCAGGATTTAGTGAATCGTTACCAGCAATGTCTTAGCCGCACTCTTGAACTCAAGGAGCATCTTTGACTTATCCAGCCGTGAAATGTTGCTGGAACAACTGCAAAAAGAGGCTGAGAATCCAGGTATTTGGGATGACCCTACCAGTGCCCAACGGCTGATGAAACGGATTGCCGATTTAAGGGAAGAAATCGAAGGCTGGAACCAATTTCTCAAACGTTGTCAGGATGGTCTGGAACTTGCAGAAAGTGAAGATGAAAGTCTGCGAGAGGATCTGGAAAAAGAAATTTCTGCGCTTGAGAAAGAATTACAACAAAGAGAATTAACCACCCTCTTAAGCGGGCCATACGACCACGAAAACGCCTTACTCACGATTAATGCCGGCGCAGGAGGAACAGACTCGCAGGATTGGGCATCCATGCTTATGCGAATGTATCTGCGCTGGTGTGAACGCCGGGGGTTTGATTCCGAAATTCTGG of Anaerolinea thermophila UNI-1 contains these proteins:
- a CDS encoding ATP-dependent Clp protease proteolytic subunit, giving the protein MSIPDFRSVIPMVIESSARGERAYDIYSLLLKERIVFVGTPIDDQIANLIVAQLLFLSREDPEKDIQMYINCPGGLIYAGMAIYDTMQMIPNRISTVAVGVTASFGTVLLAAGSKGQRYALPHATIHMHQPLGGAQGQASDIEIQAREILRLKSQLNQILSQCTGQPMDVIERDTERDFYMDSYQAVEYGLVDKVLEPPTK
- a CDS encoding HAD-IIA family hydrolase produces the protein MREIRGLILDMDGVLWRGKEPLLDIQKFFDQIQELGLKVVLATNNATKSVDQYLEKLSRYGISLQPQQIVNSAMSAAYYLKRRFPHGGPVFVVGEQGLIDTLQEAGFYPAEENVLAVVAGLDRTLNYPKLSQASLLIRKGALFVGTNPDKTFPSPQGLTPGAGAVLAFLETGSGVKPVITGKPEPYLFELALERMCLEPSHVLTVGDRLDTDILGAQRTGCQTAAVLTGVSSLEEIQAWNPPVDLILENLVDLIPFLRNG
- the rlmN gene encoding 23S rRNA (adenine(2503)-C(2))-methyltransferase RlmN: MSERPLIYDFDLEDLQNILVAWGEPPFRAKQVWEGLYHSFWNSPEEFTHLPKTLRNRLAEEFSFSHLSPIQTYASEDGETSKTLFHLPDNRSIETVLMRYKERRTLCISTQSGCAMGCVFCATGQMGFGRHLSSGEIVEQVIYFARLLRKTNEVVTNVVVMGMGEPFHNYENTLKAIARLNHPEGFNLGARRFTISTVGLVPMIERFAQENHQINLAISLHAANDTLRSSLLPVNKKYPISDLMRAVRQYVAQTGRRVTFEWALIRDINDSPEHARELASLLKGLLCHVNVIPLNPTQKYHGKATTRERAEAFCSILQKAGIPATIRLRRGIDIQAGCGQLATQHTQTLEG
- the ftsY gene encoding signal recognition particle-docking protein FtsY codes for the protein MADLFSKWKNGLEKTRKAAFGRIATLFGATQINTETWEELEAILVQADLGIETTEEIIQALKQHVVQEGLTRTEELQHALREVLIQRLDPTPVVDFSYQKPAIILLVGVNGSGKTTTAAKLGWQFSRAGKTVLLAAADTFRAAAVDQLQVWGERLGLPVIAGQPNADPAAVAFDAIQSAISKKIDIVLVDTAGRLHTRYNLMEELKKIHRVVGKALPGAPHAVWLVLDATTGQNALQQAKAFKEAVQVTGIILSKLDSSARGGMAFAIQESLGLPILYAGLGEKPEDLQVFDREAFVNGILEKNGK